The Argopecten irradians isolate NY chromosome 4, Ai_NY, whole genome shotgun sequence genome has a window encoding:
- the LOC138320573 gene encoding toll-like receptor 2, whose protein sequence is MTTHCGLLVGFISVISMACCRQSCEISFDKTTADCSNRGYDKIPALSNLTRYLDLSGNEITQLETSSFQNLSNLIWLNLNWNKIKSMDKNTFSGLSLLQNLSIGHNKINILHTQFGEIRFTPNPFLYYLDLSYNSNLPLDETALYPDAVFATLPHLRELHIDLLPNPIFESGFGNMTNLTKLTFKQCVLMRIKNDTFKHFRKLGSLTYLDMSDCQVNDRYFVKIEKAFLQHFPTLQYLDLSRSYITFQVAMEILYGLTLTKNNSSPVRKMKVLNLYNVNPLLLLWMYNIDYTVKVTKEMTRYYRQLCVEDINVGNNGIVEIEVGTLELFDDFSCLKRMTLSENNFMFTFPRFAFSIMSFYAKSVNLEELDYSYVAIKFSMNSNIDDNSLAIQNKQTTFRCVMPLELGRNMKYIRLTHLLFPFFLDCDLDLSNGPVLRLLDISGTTILSEDFRIMGVRVEYMNVSSMDFGSSGRMLLGNLKWVHRLVIQNANLDRAFSNRNYIFKDIRQVEEVDMSLNHLSMLDEESVQGLERVNKISLSWNFFNDFPKGLYNLDNLIEIDLRFNKLIFLRKHTRAWLEQMNSRPERNIRILMNGNPFACTCDTLDFVFWIYNTNVMLDHHSNYTCTLPNGSTVMLHHVNVNYSLYLGNCQDESFWIVFAISGISILLLFLVVSSFAFKFRWKIQYFFWRNLNKPAAVEVDALIQYRFKSFIVCSEDDWWCRTSFLTKMEELEAENNVRFCWQERDFEQNRYMMRQLSECLPASEKLVFVITEDFLTDNWCEFVFNTCISERVTRKHPDCLLMIFKDIDFRHVPEYITSAYKYCKTITFPEEENDREGFWYEIRQTML, encoded by the coding sequence atGACTACCCACTGTGGGCTACTCGTCGGATTCATCTCGGTTATCTCGATGGCCTGTTGTCGGCAATCTTGTGAAATTTCGTTCGACAAGACAACAGCAGATTGTTCAAACCGTGGTTATGATAAGATCCCAGCTCTATCGAATCTCACTAGATACCTTGATTTATCAGGAAATGAAATAACCCAACTGGAAACATCATCATTTCAAAATCTATCTAATCTCATATGGCTGAACTTGAATTGGAATAAAATCAAATCGATggataaaaacacattttcagGACTCTCATTACTCCAAAATCTTTCAATTGGGCacaacaaaatcaatattttgcaTACTCAATTTGGTGAAATTAGATTTACCCCGAATCCGTTTTTGTATTATTTGGATTTATCCTACAATAGTAATTTGCCTTTGGATGAAACAGCACTATACCCGGATGCTGTGTTCGCCACTCTGCCACATCTACGTGAACTCCATATTGACCTTTTACCCAACCCTATATTTGAATCAGGCTTTGGAAACATGACAAATCTCACGAAACTGACCTTCAAGCAATGTGTATTAATGCGCAttaaaaatgatacatttaaacattttcgTAAGCTCGGATCATTGACGTATTTGGACATGTCGGATTGCCAGGTGAATGACCGCTATTTTGTTAAGATCGAGAAGGCTTTCTTACAACATTTTCCGACACTTCAATACCTGGATCTTTCACGTTCTTATATAACATTTCAGGTTGCTATGGAAATTCTTTATGGCCTCACATTGACTAAAAACAATAGCAGCCCTGTTAGGAAAATGAAAGTACTCAACTTGTACAATGTGAATCCCCTACTATTACTGTGGATGTATAATATTGATTACACGGTAAAAGTCACGAAAGAGATGACTAGATACTACCGTCAGCTGTGTGTGGAGGACATTAACGTAGGCAATAACGGCATTGTTGAAATTGAAGTCGGTACCCTGGAACTCTTTGACGATTTCAGTTGCTTAAAGCGCATGACGTTGTCAGAAAACAACTTCATGTTTACATTTCCACGCTTTGCATTCAGCATCATGTCGTTTTATGCAAAAAGTGTTAACCTAGAAGAACTTGATTATTCTTACGTAGCGATTAAGTTTTCAATGAATTCAAATATAGATGATAACAGCTTGGCGATTCAGAACAAGCAGACGACATTTAGGTGTGTCATGCCTTTAGAACTCGGGAGAAACATGAAGTACATACGTTTGACTCACTTACTATTCCCCTTCTTTCTTGACTGTGATCTTGATCTATCTAACGGTCCTGTATTAAGATTGTTAGATATCTCAGGAACAACTATATTAAGTGAGGATTTCCGAATCATGGGAGTTCGCGTTGAGTACATGAACGTTTCTAGTATGGATTTCGGTTCTTCTGGACGAATGCTTTTAGGGAATCTGAAATGGGTCCATCGACTTGTAATTCAAAATGCCAATCTAGACCGCGCCTTTAGTAACAGGAATTACATATTTAAAGACATCCGGCAGGTGGAAGAGGTAGACATGTCCTTGAACCATCTGTCTATGCTAGACGAGGAAAGTGTGCAGGGCTTAGAGAGAGTGAATAAGATCAGTCTCTCATGGAACTTCTTCAATGATTTCCCCAAAGGTCTGTATAATTTGGATAATCTTATAGAGATAGACCTAAGGTTCAATAAGCTGATATTCCTAAGGAAGCATACACGGGCATGGTTAGAGCAGATGAACTCTCGACCCGAACGTAACATCAGGATCCTAATGAATGGAAATCCCTTCGCTTGTACATGCGACACATTGGACTTTGTTTTCTGGATTTACAACACCAATGTGATGCTGGATCACCATAGTAATTACACTTGTACCCTACCTAACGGCTCCACTGTAATGCTACATCATGTCAATGTTAATTATTCGTTGTATTTAGGAAATTGTCAAGATGAGTCTTTTTGGATAGTTTTTGCAATTTCTGGAATTAGTATCTTGTTATTGTTCCTAGTAGTGTCATCATTTGCTTTTAAATTTAGATGGAAAATACAATATTTCTTCTGGAGAAATCTGAATAAGCCAGCAGCAGTAGAAGTGGATGCTTTAATACAATACAGATTTAAATCGTTTATAGTGTGTTCCGAGGACGATTGGTGGTGCCGTACGTCATTTTTAACTAAAATGGAAGAATTGGAAGCTGAAAACAATGTCCGGTTTTGCTGGCAAGAGAGAGACTTTGAACAAAATAGATACATGATGAGGCAATTGTCTGAGTGCTTACCGGCAAGCGAGAAACTAGTGTTTGTAATAACTGAGGACTTCCTTACCGACAACTGGTGTGAATTCGTATTTAATACGTGTATAAGTGAACGTGTGACAAGAAAACATCCTGACTGTCTCttaatgatatttaaagatATCGACTTCCGGCATGTTCCGGAATACATAACGAGTGCGTATAAGTACTGTAAAACTATAACTTTTCCTGAGGAGGAAAACGATAGAGAAGGCTTCTGGT